A genome region from Baekduia alba includes the following:
- a CDS encoding metallophosphoesterase family protein encodes MKLVHAADIHLDSPMHGLAAYDTAPVAELRLATRSAFRGLVDLCLEEGADALLIGGDLYDGDWHDYATGAFFVREAARLGEASIPVVVVTGNHDAASRITKSLRLPENVRLLGVDAPETVVLDALGLAVHGQGYATPAVMADLSAAYPAPVSGLVNVGLLHTSADGRFDHAPYAPCRVDRLAAHGYDFWGLGHVHDRTLLHAEPPILFPGCLQGRNVRETGPKGATVVTFGADGLPVLSERVLDVVRWAVVDVDASALADGDEVVVAVGSALSDAVAAAEGRLLAARVRIVGASSAHGALVRDARRFEWDVRGAAAEVAGEGAWIEKVQVRTSAIGAVEGVAVGDDVFAELARAVGAASEAELGAELEGLAGKLRGAVDWDPTSEDVVRELLDDVARDLPALLLDGGAA; translated from the coding sequence ATGAAGCTGGTCCACGCCGCCGACATCCATCTCGACAGCCCGATGCACGGGCTGGCCGCCTACGACACCGCGCCCGTCGCCGAGCTGCGCCTCGCGACGCGCAGCGCGTTCCGCGGGCTGGTCGACCTGTGCCTGGAGGAGGGCGCCGACGCGCTGCTGATCGGGGGCGATCTGTACGACGGCGACTGGCACGACTACGCGACGGGCGCGTTCTTCGTGCGCGAGGCCGCGCGGTTGGGCGAGGCGTCGATCCCCGTGGTCGTCGTGACGGGCAACCACGACGCGGCGTCGCGGATCACCAAGTCCCTGCGGCTGCCCGAGAACGTGCGGCTGCTCGGGGTCGACGCGCCGGAGACCGTGGTGTTGGACGCGTTGGGCCTGGCGGTCCACGGCCAGGGCTATGCGACCCCGGCTGTCATGGCGGACCTGTCGGCCGCCTATCCGGCGCCGGTGTCCGGGCTCGTCAACGTCGGGCTGCTCCACACGAGCGCCGACGGGCGCTTCGACCACGCGCCGTACGCGCCGTGCCGGGTCGACCGCCTGGCGGCGCACGGCTACGACTTCTGGGGCCTCGGGCACGTGCACGACCGCACGCTGCTGCACGCCGAGCCGCCGATCCTGTTCCCGGGATGCCTGCAGGGGCGCAACGTGCGGGAGACCGGGCCGAAGGGCGCCACGGTCGTGACGTTCGGCGCCGATGGGCTGCCGGTGCTGTCGGAGCGGGTGCTGGACGTCGTCCGCTGGGCGGTCGTGGACGTCGACGCCTCCGCGTTGGCCGACGGCGACGAGGTCGTCGTCGCCGTGGGCTCAGCGCTGTCCGACGCCGTGGCCGCGGCCGAGGGTCGGCTGCTCGCGGCGCGCGTCCGCATCGTGGGCGCCTCCAGCGCGCACGGCGCGCTGGTGCGCGACGCGCGGCGCTTCGAGTGGGACGTGCGCGGCGCGGCGGCCGAGGTCGCCGGCGAGGGCGCGTGGATCGAGAAGGTGCAGGTCCGGACGTCGGCGATCGGCGCGGTCGAGGGCGTCGCGGTCGGCGACGACGTGTTCGCCGAGCTGGCGCGCGCGGTCGGCGCCGCGTCGGAGGCCGAGCTGGGCGCCGAGCTGGAGGGGCTGGCCGGGAAGCTGCGCGGCGCGGTGGACTGGGACCCGACGTCCGAGGACGTCGTGCGCGAGCTGCTGGACGACGTCGCGCGCGATCTGCCGGCGCTGCTGCTGGACGGAGGCGCGGCGTGA
- a CDS encoding acyl-CoA synthetase: MPQVQSVLDRVGNTAQAVKVLADAGVIRPMRPDKVVHMASTMVRWGPTPAAGYSVSAVRRPDKVGIVDELGTLTFREIHERTNALANAWSDLGIGEGDGVAILCRNHRGFVDATVACSKLGANALYLNTMFAGPQITDVCAREKPKAIVYDEEFADLVKDAGKRRKRFVAWFDGESGPPTQPAGDPLLEDLIQRGDSADLVPPAEKGRVVILTSGTTGTPKGANRSQPKSLLPAAGLLSKIPLRAEEPWMVAAPMFHSWGFAHFTLGMALGAQLVLRRRFDPEGALSAIAQHEATTLVVVPVMLSRILELPPETIDRYDLRSLKIIGASGSALPGPLATEVMDRFGDVLYNLYGSTEVAWATIAQPTDLRAAPGTAGRPPFGTIVKLYDDDGNEVGDGETGRIFVGNELVFDGYTGGGNKAIINGLMSTGDVGHMDDGGRLFVDGRDDEMIVSGGENVFPREVEDLLSHHDAVDEAAVVGVDDAKFGQRLRAFVVLTGGAGASEDDLKAYVKSNLASYKVPREIVFLDELPRNATGKVLKRELASDDVESSPRGR, from the coding sequence ATGCCCCAGGTGCAGTCTGTCCTCGACCGGGTCGGCAACACGGCGCAGGCCGTCAAGGTCCTCGCCGATGCCGGCGTCATCCGGCCCATGCGACCGGACAAGGTCGTCCACATGGCCTCGACGATGGTGCGCTGGGGGCCGACGCCCGCCGCCGGCTACAGCGTCTCGGCCGTCCGCCGCCCGGACAAGGTCGGGATCGTCGACGAGCTCGGCACGCTGACCTTCAGGGAGATCCACGAGCGCACCAACGCGCTGGCCAACGCGTGGAGCGACCTGGGCATCGGCGAGGGCGACGGCGTCGCGATCCTCTGCCGCAACCACCGCGGGTTCGTCGACGCGACCGTCGCGTGCTCCAAGTTGGGGGCCAACGCGTTGTACCTCAACACGATGTTCGCGGGGCCGCAGATCACCGACGTCTGCGCGCGCGAGAAGCCTAAGGCCATCGTGTACGACGAGGAGTTCGCCGACCTCGTCAAGGACGCCGGCAAGCGCCGCAAGCGCTTCGTCGCCTGGTTCGACGGGGAATCGGGCCCGCCCACCCAGCCGGCCGGCGACCCGCTCCTGGAGGACCTCATCCAGCGGGGCGACAGCGCCGACCTCGTCCCGCCGGCCGAGAAGGGCCGCGTCGTGATCCTCACCTCGGGCACGACCGGGACGCCGAAGGGCGCGAACCGCTCGCAGCCCAAGTCGCTGCTGCCCGCCGCCGGCCTGCTGTCCAAGATCCCGCTGCGCGCCGAGGAGCCGTGGATGGTCGCGGCGCCGATGTTCCACTCCTGGGGCTTCGCGCACTTCACGCTCGGGATGGCGCTCGGCGCCCAGCTCGTCCTGCGCCGCCGCTTCGACCCCGAGGGCGCGCTCAGCGCGATCGCCCAGCACGAGGCCACGACGCTCGTCGTCGTCCCGGTGATGCTCAGCCGGATCCTCGAGCTCCCGCCCGAGACGATCGACCGCTATGACCTGCGCAGCCTGAAGATCATCGGGGCGAGCGGCAGCGCGCTGCCGGGCCCGCTGGCGACCGAGGTCATGGACCGCTTCGGCGACGTCCTCTACAACCTGTACGGGTCGACCGAGGTCGCGTGGGCGACGATCGCCCAGCCGACCGACCTGCGCGCCGCGCCCGGGACCGCCGGCCGGCCGCCGTTCGGGACGATCGTCAAGTTGTACGACGACGACGGCAACGAGGTCGGCGACGGCGAGACCGGCCGGATCTTCGTGGGCAACGAGCTGGTCTTCGACGGCTACACCGGCGGCGGGAACAAGGCCATCATCAACGGCCTGATGTCCACCGGCGACGTCGGCCACATGGACGACGGCGGGCGCCTGTTCGTCGACGGTCGCGACGACGAGATGATCGTCAGCGGCGGCGAGAACGTCTTCCCGCGCGAGGTCGAGGACCTGCTCAGCCACCACGACGCGGTCGACGAGGCCGCGGTGGTCGGCGTCGACGACGCGAAGTTCGGCCAGCGCCTGCGCGCGTTCGTCGTGCTGACCGGCGGCGCCGGCGCGTCCGAGGACGACCTCAAGGCCTACGTGAAGTCCAACCTCGCGTCCTACAAGGTGCCGCGCGAGATCGTCTTCCTCGACGAGCTGCCGCGCAACGCGACGGGCAAGGTGCTCAAGCGCGAGCTGGCGAGCGACGACGTGGAGTCATCGCCCAGAGGGCGCTGA
- a CDS encoding zinc-dependent alcohol dehydrogenase family protein → MRTMVLDGPGTRLHPLEQPRPEPGPGQVLLRVRACGVCRTDLHVTDGEVAQTRAPLVLGHQIVAERADTGERVGVPWLGWTDGTCPACARGQENLCVAARFTGKDIDGGFAEWTVADERFCLPLGGRDGVMDDVHVAPLLCAGLIGLRTLRAAGDPARVGLYGFGAAAHLICQIAVWEGREVYAFTRPGDERGQAFARSQGARWAGGTDAAPPEPLDAALIFAPAGELVPLALRAVRPGGVVVCGGIHMSDIPSFPYADLWGERVLRSVANLTRADGHELLALATRVPLRPQVTTYALDDAQQALDDLRSGALEGAAVVVP, encoded by the coding sequence GTGCGCACGATGGTCTTGGACGGTCCGGGGACGCGGCTCCACCCGCTGGAGCAGCCCAGGCCAGAGCCCGGACCCGGCCAGGTCCTGCTCCGCGTCCGCGCCTGCGGCGTCTGCCGGACCGACCTGCACGTGACCGACGGCGAGGTCGCGCAGACCCGCGCGCCGCTCGTGCTCGGCCACCAGATCGTGGCCGAGCGGGCCGACACCGGCGAGCGCGTCGGCGTCCCCTGGCTGGGCTGGACCGACGGGACCTGCCCGGCCTGCGCGCGCGGCCAGGAGAACCTCTGCGTCGCTGCGCGCTTCACCGGCAAGGACATCGACGGCGGCTTCGCGGAGTGGACGGTCGCCGACGAGCGCTTCTGCCTGCCGCTGGGTGGACGGGACGGCGTCATGGACGACGTCCACGTGGCGCCGCTGCTGTGCGCGGGGCTGATCGGGCTACGGACCCTGCGCGCCGCGGGCGACCCGGCGCGGGTCGGGCTGTACGGCTTCGGCGCAGCCGCGCACCTGATCTGCCAGATCGCCGTCTGGGAGGGGCGCGAGGTGTACGCCTTCACCCGGCCGGGCGACGAGCGCGGGCAGGCCTTCGCGCGCAGCCAGGGCGCGCGCTGGGCCGGCGGGACGGACGCGGCGCCGCCGGAGCCCTTGGACGCCGCCCTGATCTTCGCCCCGGCCGGCGAGCTGGTCCCGCTCGCGCTGCGCGCCGTGCGCCCGGGCGGCGTCGTCGTCTGCGGCGGGATCCACATGAGCGACATCCCGTCGTTCCCCTACGCCGACCTGTGGGGCGAGCGGGTCCTCCGCTCGGTCGCGAACCTCACCCGCGCCGACGGGCACGAGCTGCTGGCGCTCGCGACTCGCGTACCGCTCCGGCCGCAGGTCACGACCTACGCGCTCGACGACGCCCAGCAGGCGCTCGACGACCTGCGGTCGGGCGCGCTCGAGGGAGCGGCGGTGGTGGTGCCATGA
- a CDS encoding YceD family protein: protein MSARTDSFDLGPLHLRAGEARHLEVDVPLDHFELSNERYDVRPTPIPVELDVSRMTGGGWSLRLRLTAELHGPCMRCLEPASPSFAVDSYEVDVPDEGPELDSPYVEGEVVDAAGWTRDALALALPANILCKHDCLGLCPECGIDLNNAGADHHHEKAPDARWAALSQIKFEE, encoded by the coding sequence ATGTCCGCGCGAACCGATTCCTTCGACCTCGGCCCGCTGCATCTGCGCGCCGGGGAAGCCCGCCATCTCGAGGTCGACGTCCCGCTCGACCACTTCGAGCTGAGCAACGAGCGCTATGACGTGCGGCCCACGCCGATCCCGGTCGAGCTCGACGTCAGCCGGATGACCGGCGGCGGCTGGTCGCTGCGCCTGCGCTTGACCGCGGAGCTGCACGGGCCGTGCATGCGCTGCCTGGAGCCGGCGTCGCCGTCGTTCGCGGTCGACAGCTACGAGGTCGACGTGCCCGACGAGGGGCCGGAGCTGGACTCGCCCTACGTGGAGGGCGAGGTCGTCGACGCGGCCGGCTGGACCCGCGACGCGCTCGCGCTGGCGCTCCCGGCCAACATCCTCTGCAAGCACGACTGCCTCGGGCTGTGCCCGGAGTGCGGGATCGACCTGAACAACGCCGGCGCCGACCACCACCACGAGAAGGCGCCGGACGCCCGCTGGGCCGCGCTGTCGCAGATCAAGTTCGAGGAGTAG
- a CDS encoding GNAT family N-acetyltransferase — MIALRAATRADIPELTALVRRCDESQRAWAGTDVPMPASEGEELEWEVRFARSAAWIQVAVEGEAILGAVAFAQATVAREDRTPIPGVGHVSAVFVDPPHWRRGIARLMLDAADAAMRAAGFSRAQLWTLDGSPAEQLYTALGWSRDGRRDTFPPMGLDTVAYVKELG, encoded by the coding sequence GTGATCGCGTTGCGCGCGGCGACGCGCGCCGACATCCCGGAGCTCACGGCGCTGGTGCGTCGCTGCGACGAGTCGCAGCGCGCGTGGGCCGGCACGGACGTCCCGATGCCCGCCTCCGAGGGCGAGGAGCTCGAGTGGGAGGTCCGGTTCGCGCGCTCGGCGGCCTGGATCCAGGTGGCGGTCGAGGGCGAGGCGATCCTCGGCGCGGTCGCCTTCGCCCAGGCGACGGTCGCGCGCGAGGACCGCACGCCGATCCCCGGGGTCGGCCACGTCTCCGCGGTCTTCGTCGACCCGCCGCACTGGCGTCGCGGCATCGCGCGCCTCATGCTCGACGCCGCCGACGCGGCGATGCGCGCCGCCGGCTTCTCCCGCGCCCAGCTCTGGACCCTGGACGGCTCCCCGGCCGAGCAGCTCTACACCGCGCTCGGCTGGTCGCGCGACGGCCGCCGCGACACGTTCCCGCCGATGGGGCTCGACACGGTGGCCTACGTCAAGGAGCTGGGCTAG
- a CDS encoding GNAT family N-acetyltransferase, giving the protein MSSLPVTPRLMTPADVPAAAKVGRDALGALYPVEFQPSTDEEREAQRVRSETRVDHLRQTDPEGAWVAEAGDGEIVGIALALVREDVWGLSLFGVKPGLQGQGIGGPILDGSLRYAEGRRAAIILSSTDARAMRRYFRAGFQVRPCIAAAGAINRSRLPAGLRARTGDVADDAELIAAVSRHVRTAEHGADVDAMLRTGGELLVVDGRGWAVVRDGSPMVVAAFDDAAARDLLWSCFAAATPGAAAHVDFIGQGNDWAVEVALDMGLALTPDGPIFTRGDLGPLAPYLPSGAYL; this is encoded by the coding sequence GTGTCCTCTCTCCCCGTCACTCCCCGCCTGATGACGCCCGCCGACGTCCCTGCCGCCGCGAAGGTCGGCCGCGACGCGCTCGGCGCCCTCTACCCCGTCGAGTTCCAACCCTCCACCGACGAGGAGCGCGAAGCCCAACGCGTGCGCTCCGAGACCCGCGTCGACCATCTCCGCCAGACCGATCCCGAAGGCGCGTGGGTCGCCGAGGCCGGCGACGGCGAGATCGTCGGGATCGCGCTCGCGCTCGTCCGCGAGGACGTCTGGGGACTGTCGCTGTTCGGCGTCAAGCCCGGCCTGCAGGGCCAGGGCATCGGCGGCCCGATCCTCGACGGCTCGCTGCGCTACGCCGAGGGCCGGCGCGCCGCGATCATCCTCAGCTCGACCGATGCCCGCGCGATGCGCCGCTACTTCCGCGCCGGCTTCCAGGTCCGGCCGTGCATCGCCGCGGCCGGCGCGATCAACCGCTCGCGGCTGCCGGCCGGCCTGCGCGCGCGGACCGGCGACGTCGCGGACGACGCGGAGCTGATCGCCGCGGTCTCGCGCCACGTGCGGACGGCCGAGCACGGCGCCGACGTCGACGCGATGCTGCGGACCGGCGGCGAGCTGCTGGTCGTCGACGGCCGCGGCTGGGCGGTGGTCCGCGACGGCTCGCCGATGGTCGTCGCCGCCTTCGACGACGCGGCCGCGCGCGACCTGCTCTGGTCCTGCTTCGCCGCCGCGACGCCGGGCGCGGCAGCCCACGTCGACTTCATCGGGCAGGGCAACGACTGGGCCGTCGAGGTCGCGCTCGACATGGGCCTGGCGCTCACGCCCGACGGCCCGATCTTCACGCGCGGCGACCTCGGCCCGCTGGCGCCGTACCTGCCGAGCGGGGCGTACCTGTGA
- the rpmF gene encoding 50S ribosomal protein L32 → MAVPKQKQSHSRTTKRRSQHKISSPAINACPVCHSPRRPHRVCPSCGTYAGREILAPEQHGHSHD, encoded by the coding sequence ATGGCCGTCCCGAAGCAGAAGCAGTCGCACAGCCGCACGACCAAGCGTCGTTCGCAGCACAAGATCTCCTCGCCCGCGATCAACGCGTGCCCGGTGTGCCACAGCCCGCGCCGCCCGCATCGCGTGTGCCCGTCCTGCGGGACGTACGCCGGTCGCGAGATCCTCGCGCCCGAGCAGCACGGCCACTCGCACGATTAG
- the plsX gene encoding phosphate acyltransferase PlsX produces the protein MTASGEAVVVAVDANGADLGPAEVAAGAAIAARQGVKSLLFGPADAFGPIDAPADLVEVVDAPVSIAKVPDPVSAARSTKDASIVLAAQAVAAGRAGALVSGGSTGAALAAGLLNIKRSQGIYRPALALPIPVPGGRPPVTLLDVGANTEVRPEHLVQFAFMGAALAKTVLGIQRPRVALLSNGSEAIKGTPLVIEAHRLLVERAAASPLVDFVGNTEGNVIMDGEADVVVADGFTGNVTLKLIEGVSSATLRSIREAAMNSSRGKVGGLLLRSDLRTLRSEIDPEAQGGAYMLGLRKLGIVPHGRFSRVGFGQAILLAARGVRNDVVGQTHAALEEAGALKGAGGTTSLASGSGSTV, from the coding sequence GTGACGGCCTCGGGAGAGGCCGTCGTCGTCGCGGTCGACGCCAACGGCGCCGACCTCGGCCCGGCGGAAGTGGCCGCCGGCGCCGCCATCGCCGCCCGGCAGGGCGTCAAGTCGCTGCTCTTCGGACCGGCCGACGCGTTCGGCCCGATCGACGCGCCCGCCGACCTCGTCGAGGTCGTCGACGCGCCCGTCTCGATCGCCAAGGTCCCGGATCCCGTCTCCGCCGCGCGGTCCACGAAGGACGCGTCGATCGTCCTCGCCGCGCAGGCCGTCGCCGCAGGGCGCGCCGGCGCGCTGGTCTCCGGCGGCTCGACCGGCGCCGCGCTCGCGGCCGGCCTGTTGAACATCAAGCGCTCGCAGGGCATCTACCGCCCGGCGCTCGCGCTCCCGATCCCGGTTCCGGGCGGCCGCCCGCCGGTCACGCTGCTCGACGTCGGCGCCAACACCGAGGTCCGCCCCGAGCACCTCGTCCAGTTCGCGTTCATGGGCGCGGCGCTGGCCAAGACGGTCCTCGGGATCCAGCGCCCGCGCGTCGCGCTGCTGTCCAACGGCAGCGAGGCGATCAAGGGCACGCCGCTGGTGATCGAGGCGCACCGCCTGCTCGTCGAGCGCGCCGCCGCATCGCCGCTGGTCGACTTCGTCGGCAACACCGAGGGCAACGTGATCATGGACGGCGAGGCCGACGTGGTCGTCGCCGACGGCTTCACCGGCAACGTCACGCTCAAGCTCATCGAGGGCGTGTCGTCGGCGACGCTGCGCTCGATCCGCGAGGCGGCCATGAACTCCTCGCGCGGCAAGGTCGGCGGCCTGCTGCTGCGGTCCGACCTGCGCACGCTGCGCTCGGAGATCGACCCCGAGGCGCAGGGCGGCGCCTACATGCTCGGCCTGCGCAAGCTCGGGATCGTCCCGCACGGCCGCTTCAGCCGCGTCGGCTTCGGCCAGGCGATCCTGCTCGCGGCCCGCGGCGTCCGCAACGACGTCGTCGGTCAGACCCACGCCGCGCTGGAGGAGGCCGGAGCGCTCAAGGGGGCGGGCGGGACCACATCCCTCGCGTCCGGCTCCGGCAGTACGGTCTAG
- a CDS encoding acyl carrier protein: MTREDVFTLIRNHLADELDVDGTRIDESTRFKEDLDADSLDLYTLVQELEDSYGVKMSDEQAAQILSVGQAVDFVLAHAPSAT; this comes from the coding sequence ATGACCCGCGAAGACGTCTTCACCCTGATCCGGAACCACCTCGCCGACGAGCTCGACGTCGATGGGACGCGGATCGACGAGTCGACGCGCTTCAAGGAGGATCTGGACGCCGACTCGCTGGATCTGTACACGCTGGTGCAGGAGCTCGAAGACTCCTACGGCGTGAAGATGTCGGACGAGCAGGCGGCGCAGATCCTCTCCGTGGGCCAGGCGGTCGACTTCGTCCTCGCCCACGCGCCCAGCGCCACGTAG
- a CDS encoding ribonuclease III family protein produces MQKLRDLLGEVPEDLARQVFTHASWTARRSDSYARLAFLGDSVLGLAITAHIYPLLEAERYGAGRLTKIRAQTVSGPSCRNVAERLGVPERLRAAAPEGAEQTTALMETERVLASIIEAVIGACFLHAGYERTAAAVVEAFEPELEHALEHPVDYKSTLQERLAQRGEVVVYEVTAENGPPHDRTFEVAAGVSGAVLGTGSGRSKKHAEQEAARVALEGLEADDAA; encoded by the coding sequence TTGCAGAAGCTGCGAGACCTCCTCGGCGAGGTGCCCGAGGATCTGGCTCGCCAGGTCTTCACCCACGCGTCCTGGACGGCGCGGCGGTCGGACTCCTACGCGCGCCTCGCGTTCCTGGGCGACAGCGTGCTGGGCCTGGCGATCACCGCGCACATCTACCCGTTGCTGGAGGCCGAGCGCTACGGCGCCGGCCGGCTGACGAAGATCCGGGCCCAGACGGTGTCCGGGCCGTCGTGCCGCAACGTGGCCGAGCGCCTCGGCGTGCCGGAGCGGCTGCGGGCCGCGGCGCCCGAGGGCGCCGAGCAGACGACGGCGCTGATGGAGACCGAGCGCGTCCTCGCGTCGATCATCGAGGCGGTCATCGGCGCGTGCTTCCTGCACGCGGGCTACGAGCGCACGGCGGCCGCGGTCGTCGAGGCCTTCGAGCCCGAGCTCGAGCACGCGCTGGAGCATCCCGTCGACTACAAGTCGACGCTGCAGGAGCGGCTGGCCCAGCGCGGCGAGGTCGTGGTCTACGAGGTCACCGCCGAGAACGGCCCGCCGCACGACCGCACCTTCGAGGTCGCCGCCGGCGTGTCCGGCGCGGTCCTCGGAACCGGGTCGGGCCGGTCCAAGAAGCACGCCGAGCAAGAGGCCGCGCGCGTAGCGCTCGAAGGTCTCGAAGCCGACGACGCCGCCTAA